The following are encoded together in the Myxococcales bacterium genome:
- a CDS encoding methyltransferase domain-containing protein produces MKQNRDSRTAFGLKILNSNHASVRRLKRDGHMPEIHGHKFWNSSFLIMNHLKRNPLPRRSRVMEIGCGWGLLGIYCAKQFDARVTGTDADRNVFPYLDLHAEINGVRVATEQARFERLTVERLKGVDVLLGADICFWDALTPVLFNLVKRALKAGVKQIIVGDPSRSPFTELAERCGELGNATVIARSMVRPVRASGELLIVRP; encoded by the coding sequence ATGAAACAGAACCGAGACTCGCGAACCGCATTTGGCCTGAAAATTCTGAACTCGAACCACGCGAGCGTTCGTCGCTTGAAGCGCGATGGACATATGCCGGAGATCCACGGGCACAAGTTCTGGAACTCGAGTTTTCTGATCATGAACCACCTGAAGCGGAATCCGCTCCCACGCCGGTCGAGGGTGATGGAAATCGGCTGTGGCTGGGGGCTCCTGGGCATCTACTGCGCCAAGCAGTTCGATGCTCGGGTTACGGGAACGGACGCCGATCGCAACGTGTTTCCGTACCTCGACCTGCATGCGGAGATCAACGGGGTACGGGTTGCCACCGAACAGGCGCGCTTCGAGCGGCTGACCGTTGAGCGGCTCAAGGGGGTGGACGTGTTGTTGGGGGCAGACATCTGTTTCTGGGATGCCCTGACCCCGGTGCTGTTCAATCTGGTCAAGCGCGCGCTCAAAGCCGGCGTCAAGCAGATCATCGTTGGGGATCCGAGTCGCTCGCCCTTTACGGAATTGGCCGAACGCTGTGGAGAGCTCGGCAACGCGACCGTCATCGCACGTTCAATGGTCCGTCCCGTGCGGGCTTCTGGCGAACTGCTGATCGTGCGTCCCTAA